acataaatgaaaagaatgaTAGCTAAGAAATAAAGTTGAAAGTGCCAGTAACTTcataaagtaagaaatgatTAATATGTTTCCaaatggaattaaaaaaagcaaaaaaacacCTAACCAAGACAGTGATTGCACATTTGAGTATGGAAAAGGACCTCCATTATTGAATGGTGTAGCACGAatcaaaaaatgaaaggaCAACCATGTGACTGAGTCAACAGAGGCAAAAAGCTCCATTCTTGATTGAGAAAATCCAAATCAATGGCGGACGCAGCAGTGGAGTTCCTACTGAGCAACCTGAACGACCTGCTGGTGTACCACGCCCACCTGATAACCGAGACGAAGGGCCAAGTGGTGGAGCTGGAGAAGGACCTCCGCATCTTCCGCGCCTTTCTCAAGGACTCCGTCAAGAAGCGGCGGAAGAGCGAGGGCATCCAGTCGCTCGTCCGCAGCATCCGGGACGTCGTTTATGAGGTCGAAGACATCATCGACGCCTTCGTCACCCAGGCCACCTATGACAAGTCTCGCAACTACTTCCTCGGCGCTTTCAAGTCCACCGTCAGCCTCCACGGAATCGGCAAACAGGTCGAGAGCGTGCGCCAGCGGGTCGAGAAGGGCAGATCCGAATTCGCCCTCCTCATCGTCTCCGACGAAGACCGATATGAGAAACCTGAGGTCaactctcatcttttttctttttttaaaaaaaatttcttttacatGATTATGCTTGTTTATTGTGTGCTTAGTacaatgaaactaaaatttggAACATTGAATTTGGAATTAATAGCTTTAATTCCAAATCCACACTTTCAATTCCATTGTAGCAAATTCATGCTtgtctatttttgaaaatatgatCTATCTTGTTTTAGAGTTTATGTTCATTATGCttaactttttcctttttcagaAACAATAATCTCAAAAACTATGTATGAAATGATAACATTAGAATTCAACAGCAATTAAATTGTGAGAATCGCTAAAAGTAGCCTATTACTCTCTTACACCCTTAAATTTTGTCCCATTTTGATCGGatatgggttttaagaaatgtaatggaaagtgagttgaaaaagttattgaAGAGTggatcatacttttatatattactcctactagttttatacttaataaaatgtgagctAGAACAAGAATGAGTTAAGGGAATATGAGGCCACcaccaaaaaaatagtaaaaagtgataTGTGACCAACTTTATGAGACGgatagaaatggaaaaatatgacaaattttaagggagtgagggagtaattagtagtactactacataatTTTGCTAATATGCTTGAAATGTTTTCAAACAGGTTCGGCCTCCAAGGGTGAAAGATGTGGTTGGTTTCGAAGATGTGAGCACAGAGCTGATCCAAAGGCTGACTACAGAAACTGACTATTTTGATGTCATTTCTCTCATCGGAATGTTCGGCCTTGGCAAGACGACGTTGGCGTGGAAGATTTTCAACGATGCACAAATCCTCTACGAGTTCCCCATCCGCATTTGGCTCTCCATTTCTCAGCAGTTCTCAGAGAAGGACATCTTCCTCGCCATCCTCGAAAAGTTCGTCACCATAAGCGACGACCTCCGTGCCAAAGACGAGCAGCACCTCTCCCAAATGGTGGCTGCTCATCTAGACAACGGGAAGTTTCTCATCGTGATGGATGATGTCTGGTCCACTAATGACTGGGACAGGATCAGAGCTGCTCTGCCTGCCAACAACAAGATGGGTAAAGTCTTGATCACGAGCCGCGAAGAAAGTCTAGGGAAGTATGCTAGTCGCCCGAGGGATCCCACTACGCTGCGTTTCTTCAACCAGAGCGAGAGCTGGGAGCTGCTCCGGCTGGAGGCGCTCGGCCATCTCAACTGCCCTTCTGATCTGCATATTGTTGGGAAAATAATCGCAAATGACTGTAAAGGATTGCCACTTGCAATCGTGGTGATAGGAGGAATTCTTGCCAACAAATATTCAGCGTCAGACATAGGCACCACCAGAAGGGCATGGGAGAAGGTGTCCACGCGCGTGGGCGCCCATCTCAAAGAGGATCCAAAGGATCGGATGAACACGTTTATATCTTTGAGTTATGACAAGTTGCCTTACCATTTGCAAGCGTGCTTTCTCTACTTGGGAATTTTTCCTGAAGATTATGAGATCCCGGTCTCCAAACTCATCCGTATGTGGATTGGAGAGGGATTCATACAACACGTGAAGCAATACAGTTTGGAGGAAACAGCTGAGAGCTATTTGGAGGATCTTATCAACCGAAACTTGATCAggattgaaaaaatgaagCCTAATGGCAAGATCAAGACATGCCGGATTCATGATGCATTGCGTGATTTCTGTAGAAACAAAGCCgggagagaaaaagagaattttCTCGAAGAAATCAAGTGCAATGGTGGTGTGTTTGAACCTCCCGTCTCAGACATAAAAAACTACCGGCGCCTTGCCATCCATTCCAAGTGCTTGAACTTCCTCTGTTCGAAGCCTTGTGGCCCTGGCGTCCGCTCGTTTGTTTGCATTAACAACGATGAATTCGTCTTGCCAGAAGCCAACACTTCAGCCATCCCCGCAGCTTTCAAATTGCTCAGAGTCTTAGATGTTAAGCCCATCATATTCACCAAAATCCCCTCTGATATGTACCAGCTTATTCATCTCAGGTTCATTGTCTTGTCTTTCAAGCTGAAAATGCTTCCGCCGAAGTTCAACAAGCTATGGAACATACAAACTCTTATAGTCCACACAACATCCCGCACGCTTGAAGTTAAAGCGGATATATGGAAGATGAAACAGCTGAGACATTTCAAGACCAACGCATCCGCCATCTTGCTCAAACCAAGCAAGGATAGCGAACACGGTGCAGAGCTTCAAACACTAGGCACAATCTCAGCAGAGAGTTGCACTGCAGAGCTTCTGCACCGAGCGCCTAATCTGTTGAAGCTAGGCATCCGTGGGCGACTGGGCTCGCTCTTTGAAGAAAAGATTGGCTCTTTTAAGAGCTTGGTGAAGATGAGGAAGCTGGAGAAGCTGGAGCTGATAAACGACGTGTATCCTAACCCGGCTTCAGAAGATCAACTGCTCGTCCAGCCTCAGCATTACCAGTTCCCTGCTACTCTCAGGAGCCTCACACTGTGTTCGACTCATTTTAGTTGGAGTTACATGTCTACCCTCGGGTTGCTGGAGAATCTCGAGGCGCTTAAGCTGAAAGATAAGGCGTTTGTGGGGAGGACTTGGGAGGGGGTTGGGGAGCGTTTCCATCGTCTCGAGTTCTTGCACATTGATCACACGGATTTACATGTTTGGCAAGCTTCTTCGCACCATTTCCCGCGTCTTAAAGGCCTTGTGCTGCGCAACTGTGAGCATCTTCTTGAGATCCCATCTGAGTTGGCTGAGATTCCGAGCTTCCAAAAACTGGAGTTGCATATTTGTCGAAGTGCTGCTGCTTCTGCCAAGCTGatcaaagagaaaaagaaagagaacaTGGGAGTTTTTAACCTCTCTATTTTTCCAGCTACTGATGATCTTCCTTGACAGGTAATGATACAAGTCTTACTGTTAGTGTTTcaacttaaaattaattggtgattagaatatatattatagtgGTTTcggtaatttatttatactaatgTGAAACTTGGTAAAGTGGTTTCGGTAATTTGTTTATACTGATGTGAAACTTGGTAATGCAGAACGGGGTTCtagtttgtttttgtttcattttctaagGTGAAGTTTAGatggatttgaattttttaactCGAATACATTATACACTATTGgccaatcattttttttgtttcaaccTAGatatgttgttgttgatcatTGTTTGCTTTCAATCCACAATCatataatattgattataaatgtactaatactccatatgatTGCAGTTTGCTGTCAAGAAATTCAAGATGTTTGCATAGATCTTGCTTGAGGAAGTCTATCTTGATCGTGTGGAATAAAACCGACTCCAAAAGAACATGTATTCCCCGTTTGTATCTCTAATTTTTGTTCCTGAAAGCTACTCGTTTTGATGAGACTCGGACTAGTCTTCTTTTGTGACATCTTAATATCTTGGCATGAATGCTGTAATGATTTTCtatcattttaggaaataatGGACGATTATTATTAAGGAGTACTTGTTGATGagttaattatgataataatttctttttttcaaagaAACAAGGTAAAATTTCTTAGTAAAAGTTTtacttcctttttttcttgttccagCCAGTGTCAATTGATAGAAAAGTTGACACGAGAGACGATCGACATCTATAATCTATTAATTGGCTAATTCTTCACATGAGAAACAAGAATTAAGTGTATCCTTATACAAGGGCACATCATTAAGTGGTAATGTCTATATTGCCACATGCCATTCAT
The nucleotide sequence above comes from Salvia hispanica cultivar TCC Black 2014 chromosome 5, UniMelb_Shisp_WGS_1.0, whole genome shotgun sequence. Encoded proteins:
- the LOC125190638 gene encoding putative late blight resistance protein homolog R1B-16, producing MADAAVEFLLSNLNDLLVYHAHLITETKGQVVELEKDLRIFRAFLKDSVKKRRKSEGIQSLVRSIRDVVYEVEDIIDAFVTQATYDKSRNYFLGAFKSTVSLHGIGKQVESVRQRVEKGRSEFALLIVSDEDRYEKPEVRPPRVKDVVGFEDVSTELIQRLTTETDYFDVISLIGMFGLGKTTLAWKIFNDAQILYEFPIRIWLSISQQFSEKDIFLAILEKFVTISDDLRAKDEQHLSQMVAAHLDNGKFLIVMDDVWSTNDWDRIRAALPANNKMGKVLITSREESLGKYASRPRDPTTLRFFNQSESWELLRLEALGHLNCPSDLHIVGKIIANDCKGLPLAIVVIGGILANKYSASDIGTTRRAWEKVSTRVGAHLKEDPKDRMNTFISLSYDKLPYHLQACFLYLGIFPEDYEIPVSKLIRMWIGEGFIQHVKQYSLEETAESYLEDLINRNLIRIEKMKPNGKIKTCRIHDALRDFCRNKAGREKENFLEEIKCNGGVFEPPVSDIKNYRRLAIHSKCLNFLCSKPCGPGVRSFVCINNDEFVLPEANTSAIPAAFKLLRVLDVKPIIFTKIPSDMYQLIHLRFIVLSFKLKMLPPKFNKLWNIQTLIVHTTSRTLEVKADIWKMKQLRHFKTNASAILLKPSKDSEHGAELQTLGTISAESCTAELLHRAPNLLKLGIRGRLGSLFEEKIGSFKSLVKMRKLEKLELINDVYPNPASEDQLLVQPQHYQFPATLRSLTLCSTHFSWSYMSTLGLLENLEALKLKDKAFVGRTWEGVGERFHRLEFLHIDHTDLHVWQASSHHFPRLKGLVLRNCEHLLEIPSELAEIPSFQKLELHICRSAAASAKLIKEKKKENMGVFNLSIFPATDDLP